In Mytilus trossulus isolate FHL-02 chromosome 14, PNRI_Mtr1.1.1.hap1, whole genome shotgun sequence, a genomic segment contains:
- the LOC134696247 gene encoding uncharacterized protein LOC134696247 — protein sequence MSTESSERQCRGSDDCTIMADSGMVSSFTRNVDRLSKNVASKEKTSVHSRNGKDSSSSQSVKVSCLSVIRKNLENQGISDKASKIILASWRDSTKKQYSTYVKQWFRFCSKRKIDPLQPALNEVLDFLTVLFDKGLSYSTINCARSALSALGIMFNGVTVGSNATIIRFLKGVYNLRPSEPRYSETWDVSKVFNFLRKLSPVKYISLKDLTLKLVMLIVLSTACRTQSLFLLCLDNLVKGKDSYTLFYSGLLKQNRPGFNVHFVELFAYPPDRRLCVFTVLKEYLMRTAQARGNSQKLFISYVKPFKAVSRETISRWIKTVMSKSGINLKSYSSHSARSAVVSKAFHNLIPVECILRRAGWTSEKTFAKFYKEPIESDEQRFQRAVLST from the coding sequence ATGTCTACAGAAAGTTCAGAAAGACAGTGCAGAGGTTCTGATGATTGTACCATTATGGCCGACTCAGGCATGGTATCCAGTTTTACTAGAAATGTTGATAGACTTTCCAAAAATGTTGCCTCGAAAGAAAAGACTTCTGTCCATTCCAGGAACGGAAAAGATTCATCCTCTTCACAATCAGTTAAAGTTTCTTGCTTGTCGGTTATCAGGAAAAATTTGGAAAACCAAGGCATTTCAGACAAGGCTTCCAAAATCATTTTGGCGTCTTGGCGAGACAGTACGAAAAAGCAATACTCAACTTATGTCAAGCAATGGTTCCGTTTCTGTAGTAAAAGGAAAATTGATCCACTTCAACCAGCTTTAAATGAAGTCTTAGATTTTTTAACAGTGCTTTTTGATAAAGGATTAAGTTATAGTACGATAAATTGTGCAAGATCTGCATTGTCAGCCTTAGGAATAATGTTTAATGGAGTGACAGTTGGCTCTAACGCTACAATCATCAGATTTTTAAAAGGTGTTTATAATTTGCGACCTTCAGAACCTAGATATAGTGAAACTTGGGACGTAtctaaagtttttaattttttacggAAGTTATCTCCCGTAAAGTATATTTCGTTGAAAGATTTAACATTGAAGTTAGTAATGTTAATTGTTTTATCCACGGCTTGTAGGACACAGTCGTTGTTTTTGCTATGTTTAGACAATTTAGTTAAAGGAAAGGATAGTTATACTTTGTTTTATTCAGGTTTATTAAAACAGAATAGACCTGGGtttaatgtacattttgttGAACTTTTTGCTTATCCTCCAGATAGGAGATTGTGtgtttttactgttttaaaagaatatttgatGAGAACAGCTCAAGCTCGTGGTAATAGTCAGAAACTTTTTATAAGTTATGTGAAACCGTTTAAAGCCGTTTCAAGAGAAACAATTAGCAGATGGATCAAAACTGTGATGTCAAAATCAGgaattaatttaaaatcttATTCTTCGCATAGCGCTAGATCAGCAGTTGTTTCTAAGGCTTTCCATAATCTGATTCCTGTGGAATGTATTTTACGAAGAGCTGGTTGGACCAGTGAAAAGACTTTTGCTAAATTCTACAAGGAGCCGATCGAGTCAGATGAACAACGTTTTCAGAGAGCTGTTCTGAGTACATAG